In Trichoderma asperellum chromosome 1, complete sequence, a single window of DNA contains:
- a CDS encoding uncharacterized protein (EggNog:ENOG41~TransMembrane:6 (o6-31i43-60o112-131i143-166o186-206i218-239o)): MAGSISAPALVATFVFGLVVLAASAAIFFFVKANRSPLFRDELRLALVFFLATSTLWGIVEFAATLVPHNATSACQVAISFATVFDQLARFSVEQFLLWGVNGGMKVSKLSLVLQGSLFLRFIIGAIFVGVQRPQFDPVCVATNLVLPIGIVVMVVDIAMVMILGTKAFLAKTSDAIRPELSRTNTLVLVAVGLGIWTALSTPLFLGLNTTGLAVRTILPAIGLLILIGIVALTAKSFVPPPSSSGLKIQKTVSFESTVELPTRNLETREFPSQTAMERINGALPLISHPPFGQASRGIGGLPVEGELFPPMRAQTAPVSAYSKKKMTDRAYKGGKIVISKPIMQMDAETSNFGNIPTIDLATAAMKEKERRELMPQNPFVNVDIGLGKAPSPTDITRKLSAAKRKQVPESAAPSNSRSLLTVDEPAFAMTSAVQLSPGPESARRRSPRHQADRSAPSPPIISPKDEARTPKSAPLQGVPAAPLPPPPPPVPSLQTRLEEDRSITGAAVSHFSVSTIDPMTARIASAMMFSPERPKSAKAAAPRPPPPPPAPPVPVDQFWVDPRTASLPRSNSVKNNIRPSRQRPPSLPTEEEKPDTKTPLQRRATVGLPNNPRARATRVFGGERGTMHERQIMFMNTEEDTVPILAAAKMEAEEESESPTRKSMIHRPRPIPRKSTASASELLGVSIDSALDDFTLLPTPNMPLISPVSVKSLSQSTYGSTSPGSLTKVKTVRRTSFVPDMPVVPVEYQGQQPKVSQDPFTDETSTNVWAVVPNEGLARMPSTDKKTRALCVSKFSVDTALTAPEPQSPYQSRLSINTQSSSEEAIGRNSTVVFSSDAKDTRVSTVLNSFSERPTRHESVDSELSLMLRMAPVPPKNNLGEKRSVAQEKSEAEDIPFIIDIPTPESPKSLDSGVQLTVDQLPSWHHRIGEEPPSFSSQLKSRRSRKLLVPKPLALYRPANVTVVIEAEPSPEEPAQEALDKIHEQLRQLDLENGDSRATISEKQRQAILANLESEMGAQENQWQTLRVDYSQGSPSTTVSASEINSLRSSVDISKFEIMPITKLNASAGDLLVALNQHAENRLSTSSDQLSKEETLESADEKLDRRSLSASGKMNLLSVNTRTMSQIGSPTPPDTDESGAESDTDSMVEGLGTAKDGSTALMPRATSFLALDDVLNSSSEDVQSKPNASVEFEDVSLMTPKAQPAPIVAQPQELKVANVSTAEAETIKFSLADLEEPSPVPVPVPAPAPAPRPRQVIRRPPRQSKRISTLPDIVENPEPLVGKSGNLGIFQFPWGEKSDSARIPPRMVGISGTMTSGRAPMNLIQEKQLPPAPQTFLDDDFDNGLDAYENEDYDDGFDEATLWEIASLLESDLDASRDDLFMVGEDDWRDQAPAEDELSPASSPVRDVFESVKEEVYDFIPVTLAPSESSSDISLQVSTLWTADMKDSRMGLGLPQPSEREWQSYFATAPRQARTVRRVVDEPTQLSSVSLWTAVATDVSMYTSGVWRAPDAKTTTRPALKAVSLVWSPPNLTKISNLGLPQPVDSLWTAYIPEATRTARRTTQMPQPAAIVSKSLWSLKRTVKPSVSTGVWTPANKIEAEQLTVTATAAAASVWTPLSRARVATVGLPQPELSVWKLYISPVTRAAPKAARMLPPAMIETTSLWKQSPAVKRSVSNGVWSPIEKIETELLTIVTTVSLWSPLSHARATVGLPQPEPSVWKSYIPVAARPAPKVARMLPPAVIETKSLWKVSSVKPNVSQGVWSPAPEEEEEEETTSLEVTSIASSLWSPISAPRSNPWSLPQPDVQVWNAYISSDSRVARRAPRAQQQQDAIQSTSMWSVEPSRIVEMFSSANLWSLKMTTLLWAPAVSKDAGVGLSQPDAKVWNTYIAMPSRSIHRAMTMSGAESITSTSLWQRLPTAVPYSGGVWAPKSLVAKPSLQSPAKTSLKVVKALWSSSPAETRSIGLPQPDAKIWDMYLLLPARDYRKAYLPRPGMITSTSLWAPVPSVEAPSGGVWKAKSVPLEAESLHAKPALTVVNDLLWSSSPAKVASYGLPQPKAEFWSAYLVPVGRVQRIAYVPKTVVTITSTSLWAPALSTEVPSNGVWQPKSKPVNVVAKKSSRASAKAKTGSSLWTQFPATKPSVGLPQPVSEIWNSYIAPLTSATSTSRRVFVSESTVIESQALWSVPSKTEAAAGYLWCPKQTPAENKRPLTQKIVRTVTISSSPVVITAAAAAMPSPVAESPASSEEVRTANVRKSVPVFMTREQWNSAFKRISQDVKRDDSSLNQWALPSSSSSSPKNATRLNRSQSVKSRPIFDPSVMALISEYPSTTTSTSSSSSSRKGLGRSKSISALPSSRRTLSRSGNSSSKASISLASIPVVEPQPAAFLWTKPALASEKSSDKASMWQPPRRRADVQPPSFSILLPGLRRTAGRKTDITIPTSFRPGQGLWRGEQIRL, from the exons GGCCGGCTCCATCAGCGCCCCGGCTCTGGTCGCGACTTTCGTTTT TGGTCTTGTTGTTCTAGCCGCATCGGCGGCcatatttttctttgttaAAGCCAATAGATCGCCTCTATTCCGAGACGAATTGAGGCTGGCCCTCGTGTTTTTCCTGGCGACCTCGACACTCTGGGGAATCGTCGAATTCGCCGCGACTCTCGTCCCTCACAATGCTACCTCAGCTTGCCAGGTCGCCATTTCATTCGCTACTGTTTTCGATCAACTCGCTCGTTTCTCGGTGGAACAGTTTTTGCTATGGGGGGTCAACGGTGGCATGAAGGTCTCCAAGCTGTCGCTTGTTTTGCAGGGCAGTCTTTTCCTCAGATTCATCATCGGTGCCATTTTTGTTGGAGTTCAACGACCTCAGTTCGACCCCGTTTGCGTTGCCACCAACTTGGTCCTCCCCATCGGCATCGTTGTCATGGTGGTTGATATCGCGATGGTTATGATTCTGGGGACCAAGGCTTTCCTTGCAAAGACTAGTGATGCTATCAGGCCGGAGCTGTCTCGGACGAATACCTTGGTTCTCGTTGCTGTTGGACTAGGCATATGGACTGCC TTGAGCACGCCTCTCTTCCTAGGACTCAACACTACGGGCTTGGCTGTCCGAACAATATTGCCTGCTATTGGCCTGTTAATTTTAATCG GCATCGTCGCCCTTACCGCGAAGAGCTTTGTGCccccgccatcatcaagTGGTCTGAAGATTCAGAAAACAGTATCCTTCGAGTCTACCGTCGAGCTGCCAACACGCAATCTTGAAACCCGAGAGTTCCCTTCACAGACTGCAATGGAGAGAATCAATGGTGCTCTGCCTCTTATTAGCCACCCACCTTTCGGACAAGCTTCTCGAGGCATCGGTGGGCTTCCTGTCGAGGGCGAGCTGTTCCCCCCCATGCGAGCTCAGACTGCGCCTGTCAGCGCGtacagcaagaagaagatgacggatAGGGCTTACAAAGGAGGCAAGATTGTCATATCGAAACCCATTATGCAGATGGATGCGGAAACCAGCAACTTCGGCAACATCCCGACGATCGACCTGGCCACCGCCGCgatgaaggagaaggagcGCCGTGAGCTGATGCCTCAGAATCCCTTTGTAAATGTTGATATTGGACTTGGCAAAGCCCCGTCTCCCACGGATATTACACGCAAGTTGTCTGCAGCGAAGCGAAAGCAGGTTCCCGAATCTGCAGCCCCGAGTAACAGCCGAAGTCTCCTTACCGTCGACGAGCCCGCGTTTGCCATGACGTCCGCTGTGCAGCTCTCTCCTGGCCCTGAGTCGGCGCGCAGACGTTCCCCTCGCCATCAGGCTGACCGTTCcgcgccatcaccgccaatTATTTCACCAAAGGACGAGGCACGGACGCCCAAGTCAGCTCCTCTTCAAGGTGTGCCAGCGGCGCCActaccgccgccgccgcccccaGTTCCATCATTACAGACAAGGCTCGAGGAGGATAGAAGCATAACCGGAGCAGCCGTCTCTCACTTCAGTGTCAGCACCATCGATCCCATGACAGCACGAATTGCGTCAGCAATGATGTTTAGTCCTGAGCGTCCAAAATCTGCAAAAGCAGCGGCCCCTCGacctccgccgcctcctccagcacCTCCAGTACCTGTTGACCAGTTTTGGGTGGACCCTCGGACAGCATCGTTGCCTCGAAGCAATTCCGTCAAGAACAATATCCGACCATCTCGACAACGTCCCCCATCACTTCCcacggaagaagagaagccggATACGAAGACTCCCCTTCAGCGAAGGGCAACCGTAGGATTGCCGAACAATCCAAGAGCCAGAGCAACCAGAGTATTCGGTGGGGAGCGAGGCACCATGCACGAGCGACAGATTATGTTTATGAATACTGAGGAGGATACTGTCCCCATCTTGGCCGCCGCGAAAATGGAAGcggaggaagagagcgagTCTCCAACCCGAAAATCGATGATCCACCGACCAAGGCCGATTCCACGCAAGTCTACGGCATCAGCTTCTGAACTCCTGGGAGTCTCCATCGATTCTGCCCTGGATGATTTTACGCTCCTCCCAACGCCAAACATGCCTTTGATCTCTCCAGTGAGTGTGAAAAGCCTATCGCAGAGTACCTACGGATCAACTTCACCCGGATCTCTCACTAAAGTCAAGACTGTTCGAAGAACGTCGTTTGTTCCTGATATGCCGGTTGTTCCTGTAGAGTACCAGGGCCAACAGCCGAAAGTCTCTCAGGATCCCTTTACTGACGAGACGTCTACAAACGTGTGGGCGGTTGTGCCAAACGAAGGATTAGCTCGAATGCCCAGTACTGACAAGAAGACACGTGCTCTTTGCGTTTCAAAGTTCAGCGTGGATACTGCGTTGACTGCTCCAGAACCACAATCGCCCTACCAGAGCCGGTTGTCAATTAACACTCAGTCATCTTCTGAGGAAGCGATTGGTCGCAACTCGACAGTCGTCTTTTCTTCAGATGCCAAAGATACTAGGGTTTCAACGGTGCTCAATTCCTTTAGTGAGCGTCCCACGCGCCACGAGAGTGTTGACTCTGAGCTATCTCTGATGCTGAGGATGGCGCCGGTGCCGCCAAAAAATAACCTGGGAGAAAAACGGTCTGTTGCTCAAGAGAAGAGCGAAGCGGAGGATATCCCCTTCATTATTGATATCCCTACGCCTGAATCGCCAAAATCACTGGATAGCGGTGTTCAGTTGACTGTAGACCAATTGCCATCATGGCACCACCGCATTGGTGAGGAGCCACCTTCATTTTCATCTCAGCTGAAGAGCAGGAGGTCGCGCAAGCTCTTGGTGCCAAagcccttggccttgtaCAGGCCAGCCAACGTCACCGTCGTAATCGAAGCCGAGCCATCACCTGAAGAGCCAGCCCAAGAGGCTCTCGACAAGATCCACGAGCAACTCAGGCAGCTTGATCTTGAGAATGGAGATTCCCGCGCAACCATCAGTGAGAAGCAGCGACAGGCTATCTTGGCCAATCTGGAATCTGAAATGGGTGCGCAAGAGAACCAATGGCAGACGCTTAGAGTCGACTACTCCCAAGGCTCGCCTTCTACCACTGTCTCCGCGTCAGAGATCAACTCATTACGCAGCAGCGTTGACATTAGCAAGTTTGAGATCATGCCCATCACTAAGCTCAACGCAAGCGCGGGTGATTTGCTCGTAGCACTCAACCAGCATGCTGAAAACCGCCTGTCGACTTCTTCCGACCAGCTGTCCAAGGAGGAGACACTCGAATCTGCAGACGAGAAGCTCGATCGCCGATCTCTGTCAGCTTCCGGTAAAATGAATCTACTCTCCGTGAACACCCGAACAATGTCGCAGATTGGTAGCCCTACTCCTCCAGATACTGACGAGTCAGGCGCGGAGAGCGACACTGATAGCATGGTGGAAGGCCTCGGCACAGCTAAAGATGGATCTACGGCGTTGATGCCAAGAGCCACAAGCTTTTTGGCTTTGGATGATGTTTTGAACAGCTCGTCCGAGGATGTCCAAAGCAAGCCAAATGCTTCCGTCGAGTTTGAAGACGTCTCATTGATGACCCCCAAGGCTCAACCCGCACCTATTGTTGCACAGCCCCAAGAGCTCAAGGTTGCCAATGTTTCGactgctgaagctgaaaCCATCAAGTTTAGTTTAGCAGACTTGGAAGAGCCCTCACCCGTACCCGTACCCGTACCTGCACCCGCACCAGCACCACGACCACGACAGGTCATTCGACGACCTCCCCGCCAGAGCAAGCGCATCTCTACGCTCCCAGACATTGTCGAGAATCCTGAGCCGCTTGTCGGTAAATCAGGAAACCTTGGTATCTTCCAGTTCCCTTGGGGCGAGAAGTCGGACTCGGCCAGGATCCCTCCCCGCATGGTCGGCATCTCCGGCACCATGACCAGCGGTCGTGCCCCTATGAACTTGATCCAAGAGAAACAGCTCCCCCCTGCCCCTCAGACTTTCCTTGATGACGATTTTGATAATGGCTTGGACGCTTACGAAAATGAGGACTATGACGATGGCTTTGACGAGGCTACTCTCTGGGAGATTGCCAGCTTGCTGGAGAGTGACCTGGACGCCTCTCGAGATGATCTCTTCATGGTTGGCGAGGATGACTGGAGGGATCAAGCACCTGCTGAGGATGAGCTATCTCCTGCTTCATCCCCAGTTCGAGATGTTTTCGAGAGTGTAAAGGAAGAAGTATATGATTTCATCCCTGTTACGCTAGCACCATCTGAAAGCTCTTCTGACATTTCTTTACAAGTCTCCACTCTCTGGACAGCCGATATGAAGGACTCTCGGATGGGATTAGGCTTGCCGCAGCCTAGTGAGAGGGAATGGCAATCATACTTTGCGACAGCTCCTAGACAAGCTCGTACTGTTCGTCGGGTGGTTGATGAGCCTACTCAGCTCTCTAGCGTTTCTCTGTGGACAGCTGTCGCGACTGATGTCTCGATGTACACATCTGGAGTCTGGCGTGCCCCCGATGCCAAGACTACTACTAGGCCTGCCTTGAAGGCCGTCAGCCTGGTGTGGTCGCCGCCGAACCTTACAAAGATCTCCAACCTGGGCCTGCCTCAGCCAGTTGACAGTCTCTGGACCGCATATATCCCGGAAGCAACCCGCACCGCCCGCAGGACTACCCAGATGCCACAGCCTGCAGCAATTGTGTCAAAATCACTGTGGTCACTCAAGAGAACCGTCAAGCCTAGTGTTTCTACTGGAGTATGGACTCCTGCGAACAAAATTGAGGCTGAACAGCTGACTGTCACTGctactgccgctgctgcttcagTATGGACGCCGCTCTCTCGCGCTCGTGTTGCGACTGTGGGACTTCCACAGCCGGAGCTCAGCGTATGGAAGCTGTACATCTCACCTGTGACGCGCGCTGCTCCTAAGGCGGCACGGATGCTCCCTCCTGCAATGATCGAGACAACATCCCTGTGGAAGCAGAGCCCGGCTGTCAAGCGCAGCGTTTCGAACGGTGTATGGAGTCCAATTGAGAAGATTGAGACTGAGTTGTTGACAATCGTCACTACTGTTTCATTGTGGTCACCTCTTTCTCACGCTCGTGCCACCGTCGGACTGCCGCAACCAGAGCCAAGTGTCTGGAAGTCATATATCCCTGTGGCCGCACGCCCTGCTCCCAAGGTGGCACGGATGCTTCCTCCTGCAGTTATTGAGACAAAATCTCTGTGGAAGGTGAGCTCAGTCAAGCCCAACGTATCACAAGGTGTATGGAGTCCAGCtcctgaggaggaggaggaggaggagaccaCTAGCCTTGAGGTAACTTCTATTGCTTCCTCGCTATGGTCGCCAATTTCTGCTCCTCGCAGTAACCCATGGAGCCTTCCTCAGCCGGATGTCCAGGTTTGGAATGCATACATCTCTTCTGATAGCCGCGTAGCTCGCCGTGCTCCTcgagcccagcagcagcaggatgcTATTCAAAGCACTTCCATGTGGTCAGTTGAGCCTTCAAGAATTGTTGAGATGTTCTCTAGTGCAAATCTGTGGAgtttgaagatgacgacccTGCTCTGGGCACCGGCTGTGTCTAAGGATGCTGGCGTCGGTCTCTCTCAACCGGATGCAAAGGTTTGGAACACTTACATTGCCATGCCAAGCCGCTCAATTCACCGGGCGATGACTATGTCTGGGGCCGAAAGCATCACGAGCACATCTCTGTGGCAACGTCTCCCAACTGCCGTTCCCTACTCAGGAGGCGTTTGGGCACCAAAGTCCCTGGTTGCAAAGCCATCACTCCAGTCACCTGCCAAGACCTCTCTGAAGGTGGTGAAGGCCCTGTGGTCTTCATCGCCTGCGGAGACGCGCTCCATCGGGCTGCCACAGCCAGACGCCAAGATCTGGGACATGtatctccttctcccagcACGAGACTATCGCAAAGCATACTTGCCCAGACCTGGTATGATCACCAGCACGTCTTTGTGGGCGCCTGTGCCAAGCGTCGAGGCACCCTCTGGCGGAGTGTGGAAAGCCAAGTCTGTACCACTGGAAGCCGAATCGCTTCATGCTAAGCCTGCTTTGACTGTGGTGAACGATTTACTATGGTCTTCATCGCCCGCAAAGGTTGCTTCCTACGGCCTGCCTCAGCCAAAGGCTGAATTCTGGAGCGCCTATCTCGTTCCAGTGGGCCGTGTCCAGCGAATTGCCTATGTCCCTAAGACTGTTGTTACAATTACGAGCACATCCCTATGGGCCCCTGCCTTGAGTACCGAAGTTCCATCGAACGGAGTCTGGCAGCCAAAGTCCAAGCCTGTGAACGTTGTGGCAAAGAAGTCTTCTCGTGCTtctgccaaggccaagactgGCTCATCACTATGGACTCAATTTCCCGCCACAAAGCCATCCGTCGGCTTGCCGCAGCCAGTCTCTGAGATCTGGAACTCGTACATCGCGCCCTTGACCAGCGCTACTTCCACCTCCCGCAGAGTTTTCGTTTCGGAGTCTACTGTCATCGAAAGCCAAGCTCTCTGGTCTGTTCCATCCAAGacggaggctgctgctggttacCTCTGGTGCCCGAAACAGACGCCAGCTGAGAATAAGCGCCCACTCACACAAAAGATTGTTCGTACTGTGACAATTTCTAGCTCACCTGTTgttattactgctgctgctgctgctatgcCCAGCCCTGTAGCTGAAAGCCCTGCCTCTTCCGAGGAGGTACGTACGGCCAATGTTCGTAAATCCGTGCCCGTCTTCATGACGCGTGAGCAGTGGAATTCCGCATTCAAGAGGATCTCCCAAGACGTGAAGAGAGATGACTCGAGCCTGAACCAATGGGCTCtcccgtcatcatcatcatcatcaccgaaGAATGCCACCAGGCTAAACCGTTCCCAGTCAGTCAAGAGCCGACCAATCTTCGATCCTTCCGTCATGGCCCTCATCTCCGAATACccttccaccaccacctccacttcttcatcgtcgtcatcgcgcAAGGGCCTCGGGCGATCTAAGAGCATCTCGGCGCTGCCGTCCAGCCGCAGAACGCTAAGCCgcagcggcaacagcagcagcaaagcatCAATCTCTCTGGCCAGCATCCCCGTCGTGGAGCCTCAGCCAGCCGCGTTCCTCTGGACTAAGCCCGCTTTGGCGTCCGAGAAATCCTCTGATAAGGCTTCCATGTGGCAGCCCCCCCGCCGCCGCGCTGACGTGCAGCCGCCCTCATTCAGCATCCTCCTCCCCGGTCTGCGACGAACCGCTGGCAGGAAGACGGATATTACGATCCCCACTAGTTTCAGGCCCGGACAGGGTTTGTGGAGGGGCGAGCAAATAAGATTGTGA